In a genomic window of Lottiidibacillus patelloidae:
- a CDS encoding cytochrome c oxidase subunit II — translation MHFHKYEKIWLTIGISALVLFLTIVGVSAFAGGHAPPSAHETLDPQKVNETAPFNNPGLFKVGEKKYELVMISEAFAFTPGNVKIPKGATVTFIVTSKDVVHGFAIPHTNVNMMITPGHVNKITHTFNEVGEYLILCNEYCGIGHQAMSARIEVVEQ, via the coding sequence ATGCATTTTCATAAATATGAAAAAATATGGCTGACCATCGGCATTAGTGCACTTGTACTATTTTTAACCATTGTCGGAGTAAGTGCGTTTGCAGGAGGGCATGCTCCACCAAGTGCACATGAAACATTAGATCCACAAAAAGTAAATGAAACAGCACCTTTTAATAATCCAGGTCTTTTTAAAGTTGGGGAAAAGAAATATGAACTTGTCATGATTTCTGAAGCTTTTGCTTTTACACCAGGAAATGTGAAGATACCAAAAGGTGCAACGGTGACATTCATCGTAACTAGTAAGGATGTTGTTCATGGCTTTGCAATTCCACATACGAATGTAAACATGATGATTACACCGGGACACGTTAATAAAATAACGCATACTTTTAATGAGGTTGGCGAATATCTCATTTTATGCAATGAATATTGTGGCATTGGCCATCAAGCGATGAGTGCAAGAATTGAGGTGGTTGAACAATGA
- a CDS encoding cytochrome c oxidase subunit 2A has protein sequence MENKLTKLSEKTNIEVKSENDKKLKGTFLSVLALGGFIVLSWLTVYFLFISRM, from the coding sequence ATGGAAAATAAGCTTACTAAATTATCAGAGAAAACAAATATTGAAGTGAAAAGTGAAAATGACAAGAAATTGAAAGGTACATTTTTGTCGGTTTTAGCTTTAGGAGGTTTTATTGTTCTATCGTGGTTGACCGTCTATTTCTTGTTTATCTCAAGAATGTAG
- a CDS encoding Crp/Fnr family transcriptional regulator → MSTPCPLNQAENFKHNTLSFSNDSFQKLELIMYKQKVEKDSYLYWEGDKAEKLYYLVSGTVRLTKMTDDGKDLSLYYFQPGDLFGEMDRSKDQVCTFSAEALTECEVGVIQREDLESLLWQNGDVAIEFISWMGHMQKFTQLKLRDLMFFGKNGALASTLIRMTNTFGEQTGSKIVINKRFTNIEIASLIGSTRETVNRMLSQLKKDKAIDYKNGYLTILNLEYLKEICHCEGCPASICRL, encoded by the coding sequence ATGAGTACACCATGTCCATTAAATCAGGCAGAGAACTTTAAACATAATACATTATCATTTTCCAACGATTCATTTCAAAAGTTAGAGTTAATCATGTATAAGCAAAAGGTTGAGAAAGATTCATATTTATACTGGGAAGGCGATAAGGCAGAGAAATTATACTATTTAGTAAGCGGAACTGTGAGATTAACGAAAATGACAGATGATGGAAAAGATTTAAGTTTATATTATTTTCAACCTGGTGATTTGTTTGGAGAAATGGACCGCTCCAAAGATCAAGTATGTACCTTTAGTGCTGAAGCTTTGACTGAGTGTGAAGTAGGTGTTATTCAAAGAGAAGATTTAGAATCCCTCCTCTGGCAGAACGGTGATGTGGCCATTGAGTTTATTAGTTGGATGGGCCATATGCAAAAATTTACACAGTTAAAACTAAGAGATTTAATGTTTTTTGGGAAAAATGGAGCGTTAGCATCTACGTTAATTCGGATGACAAATACGTTTGGAGAACAAACAGGTAGTAAAATTGTAATTAATAAACGCTTTACCAATATTGAAATAGCAAGCTTAATTGGTTCTACGAGAGAAACAGTTAACAGAATGCTAAGCCAATTAAAAAAGGATAAAGCGATTGACTATAAAAATGGTTACTTAACAATATTAAACTTAGAATATTTAAAAGAAATTTGCCATTGCGAAGGATGTCCCGCAAGTATATGCCGCTTATGA
- a CDS encoding NTP transferase domain-containing protein: MLTGVILAGGKNDKIKGRLKPLIPMGNTILLFIQIKEMRKICNEIILVTNEPRKYLPYLPSDVRVITDYYKDVGPIAGIHAALSLSKNENIWVVGNGMPFISFKVALIMMKHSNNTTNLAVIPTKNLQPYLLHSIWNKNALSLIEYTIEEYKGDYTKLVCHQHIHPIYEATLINDYKLDTSFLYTIDTTGDYKKAMDILLQRNLNFISS, encoded by the coding sequence ATGCTTACAGGTGTTATATTAGCTGGAGGGAAAAATGATAAGATAAAAGGTCGGTTAAAACCCTTGATACCAATGGGAAATACTATTTTATTATTCATTCAAATTAAAGAAATGCGCAAGATATGCAATGAAATTATTTTAGTAACGAATGAGCCGAGAAAGTATTTACCTTACTTGCCTAGTGATGTCAGGGTCATAACTGATTATTATAAAGACGTTGGTCCGATAGCAGGTATCCATGCAGCATTGAGTTTGTCAAAAAATGAAAACATATGGGTTGTCGGAAATGGAATGCCTTTTATCTCATTTAAAGTTGCTTTAATTATGATGAAACACAGTAATAACACCACAAACTTAGCTGTTATACCAACAAAGAATCTCCAACCGTACTTGCTTCATAGTATATGGAATAAAAACGCTTTATCATTGATCGAATACACGATTGAAGAATATAAGGGTGACTACACAAAATTAGTTTGCCATCAACATATTCACCCTATTTACGAAGCTACATTAATAAATGATTATAAATTGGATACTTCCTTTTTATATACGATTGATACTACAGGTGACTATAAGAAAGCGATGGATATC